The Doryrhamphus excisus isolate RoL2022-K1 chromosome 1, RoL_Dexc_1.0, whole genome shotgun sequence genome includes a window with the following:
- the msmo1 gene encoding methylsterol monooxygenase 1 — protein MEANSTADILSSAYLAAEYVDAVLPGNPLQPSLKHAWAYMLDNYTKFQIATWGSLVVHELIYFLFCLPGFLFQFMPFMQKYKIQQDKPETWENQWRCFKMLLFNHFCIQLPLICGTYYFTEFFNIPYDWDSMPRWPYILAQCLGCAVVEDTWHYFLHRLLHHRRIYKYIHKVHHEFTAPFGMQAEYAHPAETLILGAGFFIGIMIFCNHVFFLWAWVAFRLLETIDVHSGYDIPINPLHLLPFYAGSRFHDFHHMNFVGNYASTFTWWDKLLKTDSQYNKYLHKKEQ, from the exons ATGGAAGCCAACAGCACGGCGGACATCTTGAGCTCGGCCTACCTGGCAGCGGAGTACGTGGACGCCGTCCTGCCGGGGAACCCCCTGCAGCCGTCACTGAAGCACGCCTGGGCCTACATGCTGGACAACTACACCAAGTTCCAGATCGCCACCTGGGGCTCCCTGGTGGTGCACGAGCTCATCTACTTCCTATTCTGCCTGCCCGGCTTCCTCTTCCAGTTCATGCCCTTCATGCAGAAGTACAAGATCCAGCAG GACAAACCAGAAACGTGGGAGAACCAGTGGAGATGTTTCAAGATGTTGCTCTTCAACCATTTCTGCATCCAGCTACCTCTCATCTGTGGCACGTACTACTTCACCGAATTCTTCAACATCCCCTACGACTGGGACTCCATGCCGCGCTG GCCGTACATCCTGGCCCAGTGTTTGGGCTGCGCGGTGGTGGAAGACACGTGGCACTACTTCCTCCATCGGCTGCTCCACCACCGCAGGATCTACAAGTACATCCACAAAGTCCACCACGAGTTCACG GCGCCGTTCGGCATGCAGGCGGAGTACGCCCATCCTGCCGAGACGCTCATCCTCGGGGCCGGTTTCTTCATCGGCATCATGATCTTCTGCAACCACGTCTTCTTCCTGTGGGCCTGGGTGGCTTTCCGTCTGCTGGAGACCATTGACGTGCACAG TGGCTACGACATCCCAATCAACCCGCTGCACCTGCTCCCGTTCTACGCCGGCTCCCGCTTCCACGACTTCCACCACATGAACTTTGTGGGCAACTACGCCTCCACCTTCACCTGGTGGGACAAGCTGCTGAAGACTGACAGCCAGTACAACAAGTATTTGCACAAGAAGGAGCAGTAA